Proteins found in one Penaeus vannamei isolate JL-2024 chromosome 43, ASM4276789v1, whole genome shotgun sequence genomic segment:
- the LOC113828653 gene encoding baculoviral IAP repeat-containing protein 5, which produces MTKDKEREVFEMSTEEKRLSTFKKWPYGSDTSINKEKMAAAGFYYIGNKKEPDLVRCFVCLKELDGWEVEDDPWEEHKNHASYCQFIHLNKAECEITFEEMHDLEMYRQINMATKVLTKKIKEFEKQAANTREVLQTLA; this is translated from the exons ATgacaaaggataaagaaagggaagtttTTGAGATGAGCACAGAGGAAAAGAGATTGAGTACTTTCAAGAAATGGCCGTATGGAAGTGATACTAGTATAAATAAGGAGAAG ATGGCTGCTGCTGGATTTTATTACATTGGTAACAAAAAGGAGCCTGACCTTGTCCGTTGCTTTGTTTGCTTGAAAGAACTTGATGGATGGGAAGTCGAAGATGACCCCTG GGAGGAGCACAAAAACCATGCATCCTATTGCCAGTTCATCCATCTCAACAAGGCAGAGTGTGAGATTACTTTTGAAGAGATGCATGACTTGGAAATGTACCGACAGATTAATATGGCT acAAAAGTcttgacaaagaaaataaaagaatttgaaAAACAAGCTGCAAACACGAGAGAAGTTCTCCAAACCCTTGCTTAA